One genomic segment of Caldicellulosiruptoraceae bacterium PP1 includes these proteins:
- a CDS encoding glycoside hydrolase family 2 protein, translating to MVINLNGTWQMRNISQAEWLEAKVPGSVYNDLLNSGKMEDPFYRDNEDIALKLCDFDYEYKREFTVENSLLQCDKVLLVCKGIDTLSTIILNGNTIAQTNNMHRTYEFDVKGYLVEGQNKIQIILHSPTKFMQKKHKEDPLWGAGDCIPGFPHLRKAHCMSGWDWGPKLPDLGIWRDIYIIGYNHGRLTDVYITQHHNNGEVNLDVRVSYESFKACCSNDNVFDIEVVVTYPSGEKKTYECNEALQTTHISIDIEKPELWWPNGYGSQPLYNVEVILKYKGEKVDTNSLNIGLRTLTVKREKDEWGESFEINVNGISIFAMGADYIPEDNILARCNKERTERLIKDCVKANFNMLRVWGGGYYPDDYFFDLCDRYGIIVWQDLMFACAVYRMTEEFTENIVQEAIDNVKRIRHHASLGLWCGNNEMEVGWADWPFPKTADLRTDYIKQFEIILPDVVKKYDPNTFYWKSSPSSGGGFDKPNDENRGDVHYWDVWHGLKPFTDYRNYYFRFVSEFGFQSFPSLKTIETFTLPEDRNIFSYVMEKHQKNGSANGKILYYLSQNFKYPKDFDSLLYTSQILQAEAIKYGVEHWRRNRGRCMGAIYWQLNDCWPVASWASIDYYGRWKALHYFAKRFFSPILASALDHDNKIDLYVTNDTLQNFTGKLSWSLRTQDSKIIESSEKEIEISPLTAKCFVNLDFSKYLQPSQDKRKLYFEYKLEDNGKVISSGTILFTVAKHYEFLDPKLSVDVVEKDNCFEFVISAQNYAKYVELMLTNLDCVFDDNYFDIVGGTKKVVCVDKSELPQGITTDELKKQVKIRSIYDIA from the coding sequence ATGGTTATTAACTTAAACGGAACATGGCAGATGAGAAATATAAGTCAAGCTGAATGGTTAGAGGCAAAAGTGCCTGGTTCAGTTTATAATGATTTATTAAATTCAGGGAAGATGGAGGATCCTTTCTATCGTGACAATGAAGACATAGCTTTAAAATTATGTGACTTTGATTATGAATATAAAAGGGAATTTACAGTTGAAAATAGTCTTCTTCAATGTGATAAAGTGTTATTGGTATGTAAAGGTATTGATACGTTATCAACAATAATTCTAAATGGCAACACCATTGCTCAAACAAATAATATGCATAGGACTTATGAATTTGATGTAAAAGGTTATTTAGTTGAAGGCCAAAACAAAATACAAATTATACTTCATTCACCAACTAAATTTATGCAAAAGAAACACAAAGAAGACCCACTTTGGGGTGCTGGAGATTGCATACCCGGATTTCCTCATTTAAGAAAGGCTCATTGCATGTCCGGTTGGGATTGGGGCCCCAAGTTGCCCGACCTCGGTATATGGAGAGACATATACATTATTGGCTACAACCATGGAAGATTAACTGATGTATATATTACCCAGCACCATAATAATGGAGAAGTAAATTTAGATGTTAGAGTATCTTATGAATCATTCAAAGCATGTTGTTCTAATGATAATGTATTTGACATTGAAGTAGTTGTAACATACCCAAGTGGAGAAAAAAAAACTTATGAATGTAATGAAGCACTACAAACCACACACATAAGTATTGATATTGAAAAACCAGAGCTTTGGTGGCCTAATGGATATGGTAGCCAACCTCTTTACAATGTTGAGGTTATACTAAAATATAAAGGGGAAAAGGTTGATACAAATAGCCTTAATATAGGACTTAGAACATTAACTGTCAAAAGAGAAAAAGATGAATGGGGAGAATCTTTTGAAATAAACGTAAATGGAATATCAATCTTTGCAATGGGTGCAGATTATATTCCAGAGGATAATATACTTGCAAGATGCAACAAGGAGCGTACAGAAAGGCTTATTAAAGACTGTGTTAAGGCAAACTTTAATATGCTTCGTGTCTGGGGTGGAGGATATTATCCTGATGATTATTTCTTTGATTTGTGTGATAGATATGGTATCATTGTTTGGCAGGATTTAATGTTTGCTTGTGCTGTTTATAGAATGACTGAAGAATTTACTGAAAACATAGTTCAAGAAGCCATAGACAATGTTAAAAGAATTAGACATCATGCTTCTTTAGGATTATGGTGTGGTAATAACGAAATGGAAGTAGGTTGGGCTGATTGGCCTTTCCCAAAAACTGCAGATTTAAGAACAGACTATATTAAGCAGTTTGAAATAATATTGCCAGATGTTGTTAAGAAATATGATCCAAATACATTTTATTGGAAATCTTCACCTTCTTCTGGTGGTGGCTTTGACAAGCCGAATGACGAAAACAGAGGGGATGTTCATTATTGGGATGTATGGCATGGATTAAAACCATTTACTGATTACAGAAATTATTATTTCAGATTTGTATCTGAATTTGGATTCCAATCATTCCCAAGTTTGAAGACAATAGAAACATTTACTTTACCTGAAGATAGAAATATATTCTCCTATGTAATGGAGAAACACCAAAAAAATGGTTCTGCTAATGGTAAAATACTATATTATCTATCTCAAAACTTTAAATACCCAAAAGATTTTGATTCACTTTTATATACATCACAGATTTTACAAGCAGAAGCTATAAAATATGGTGTTGAACACTGGAGAAGAAATAGAGGAAGATGCATGGGTGCAATCTATTGGCAGTTAAATGACTGCTGGCCTGTTGCTTCATGGGCAAGTATTGATTACTATGGTAGATGGAAAGCACTACATTACTTTGCAAAGAGATTCTTTAGTCCTATATTAGCATCTGCGTTAGATCATGATAACAAAATTGACTTATATGTCACAAATGATACCTTGCAAAATTTCACAGGTAAACTATCATGGTCATTAAGGACACAAGATTCTAAGATTATTGAGAGCTCAGAAAAGGAAATTGAAATATCCCCACTTACAGCAAAATGCTTTGTAAATCTTGACTTCAGTAAATATCTACAACCAAGCCAAGATAAGAGAAAATTATATTTTGAATATAAACTTGAAGATAATGGTAAAGTTATAAGCTCTGGAACAATTTTATTTACTGTAGCAAAACATTATGAATTCTTAGATCCAAAACTTAGTGTTGATGTTGTTGAAAAAGATAATTGCTTTGAGTTTGTAATATCAGCTCAGAATTATGCAAAATATGTTGAGCTAATGCTTACCAACCTTGATTGTGTCTTTGATGACAACTACTTTGATATAGTAGGTGGAACTAAAAAGGTTGTATGTGTAGATAAGAGTGAACTACCTCAAGGAATTACAACAGATGAACTAAAGAAACAGGTTAAGATAAGAAGTATTTATGATATTGCTTAA
- a CDS encoding AraC family transcriptional regulator → MDKKQCCYYDNVDIKISLGNIIINILLISYEAPRPTWGYKNHFHSGYELHFIPSGNGILKVFNNQYKIEPGTFYLTGPNVYHEQIADDKNPMSEFCINFEIKLSKSYYKKNEPEIPNEINTIFETLKNTSFWFGIDEFSSISLFENIFFEFENNLIGYYTYIKSLLTQIIINAVRCFSSNKKSSYHIPQKILNDARRRVVDDFFRNFDKNISAKELAEMIGVTQRQLSRIMQSYYSMTFKEKLNLTRLEEAKNLLISTNMPIKDIADKTGFNSLSYFVRVFNRYYNISPKEFRIKSKAEKEKT, encoded by the coding sequence ATGGACAAGAAACAATGTTGTTATTATGATAATGTGGATATAAAAATATCTTTAGGAAATATAATAATAAACATACTTTTAATCTCTTACGAGGCTCCAAGACCTACGTGGGGGTATAAAAACCATTTTCATAGTGGATATGAATTGCATTTTATACCATCTGGCAATGGAATTTTAAAAGTTTTTAATAATCAATATAAAATTGAACCTGGCACATTTTATTTAACTGGTCCAAATGTCTATCATGAACAGATTGCAGATGATAAAAATCCAATGAGTGAATTCTGTATTAATTTTGAAATTAAGCTTTCTAAAAGCTACTATAAGAAAAACGAGCCTGAAATTCCAAATGAAATTAATACAATATTTGAAACATTAAAAAACACAAGTTTTTGGTTTGGAATTGATGAATTTTCATCAATTTCTTTATTTGAAAATATCTTTTTTGAATTTGAAAACAACCTTATAGGATATTATACATATATAAAAAGCCTTCTTACACAAATAATAATTAATGCTGTTAGATGCTTCTCAAGTAATAAAAAATCGTCATATCATATCCCACAGAAAATATTAAATGATGCAAGAAGGCGTGTTGTTGACGATTTTTTTAGAAATTTTGATAAAAATATTTCAGCAAAAGAACTTGCCGAAATGATTGGTGTTACACAAAGGCAACTAAGTCGAATTATGCAAAGTTATTATTCAATGACATTCAAAGAAAAACTAAATTTAACTAGATTAGAGGAAGCGAAAAACCTGCTTATAAGCACAAATATGCCTATTAAAGACATAGCTGATAAAACAGGTTTTAATTCATTAAGTTATTTTGTGAGGGTTTTCAATAGATACTATAATATCTCCCCAAAAGAATTTAGGATCAAATCAAAAGCTGAGAAGGAAAAAACTTAA
- a CDS encoding LacI family DNA-binding transcriptional regulator, which produces MASIEDVAREAKVSIATVSRVLNNPEIVSEKTKKLVLDAIDKLNYTPNMLARNLASRKTNTIAVISQEIAGPFFGELSLRINEAAIKSGYGVLFCNSSKEFDYVRFLIGKVDGVLIVGYAHVDNKHLKMLISQNIPTILIQSSKKLKSIPTINIDNFNGAYKATSYLIQKGCKKIIHIHGPKNHFEAIERFEGFKKALEDNSIPFNKNMVIYGNFMMQPAYENCLKTLKKYDVDGIFASSDLMAYAAILAAKDLGINVPDKLKVIGFDDIEYYSLNIANVPSLTTIRQPLDIIAITAVNLMKDMLDGKKVLNQHIVLPADLIVRKSAD; this is translated from the coding sequence ATGGCATCAATAGAAGATGTAGCAAGAGAAGCAAAGGTATCTATAGCAACAGTATCACGTGTTTTAAATAATCCAGAGATTGTTAGTGAAAAAACAAAAAAGCTTGTATTAGATGCTATTGATAAGTTAAATTATACACCAAATATGTTAGCAAGAAACCTTGCATCAAGGAAAACAAATACAATAGCAGTAATATCCCAAGAGATTGCTGGACCATTCTTTGGAGAGTTATCATTAAGAATAAATGAAGCAGCTATAAAGAGTGGCTATGGGGTGTTATTTTGCAATAGTTCGAAGGAGTTCGATTATGTTAGATTTTTGATTGGGAAAGTTGATGGGGTTTTGATTGTAGGGTATGCACATGTTGATAACAAGCACCTGAAAATGTTAATAAGCCAAAATATCCCTACAATACTTATACAATCAAGCAAAAAGCTAAAATCAATTCCTACAATTAATATAGATAACTTTAATGGTGCGTATAAAGCAACATCATACCTTATACAAAAAGGCTGCAAAAAAATTATACATATACACGGGCCTAAAAATCATTTTGAGGCAATTGAAAGATTTGAAGGTTTTAAAAAAGCCTTAGAAGATAATAGTATACCTTTTAATAAGAATATGGTGATATATGGAAATTTTATGATGCAACCAGCATATGAAAACTGCTTAAAAACATTAAAAAAATATGATGTAGATGGTATATTTGCATCATCAGATCTTATGGCTTATGCTGCAATTTTGGCAGCTAAGGATTTAGGGATAAATGTTCCTGATAAATTAAAGGTAATTGGCTTTGATGATATTGAATATTATAGTCTTAATATTGCCAATGTTCCATCATTGACAACAATTAGACAACCCCTTGATATTATTGCAATTACTGCTGTTAATTTGATGAAGGATATGTTAGATGGTAAAAAGGTTTTAAACCAACATATTGTTCTTCCTGCTGATTTAATTGTAAGAAAATCTGCCGATTAA
- a CDS encoding glycoside hydrolase family 3 N-terminal domain-containing protein, giving the protein MDKSFIHNKDLSIEEKVEILLSQMTLEEKVMQLTSVWSFEVMENKEFSHQKANERLKYGIGQITRLAGATNASPEVVAKLANQIQDFLVNNTRLGIPAIIHEEACSGFMGKGGDVFPQAIGVSCSWNPDAVYKMGNVIKSQMKAVGAHQALAPLLDVTRDARWGRVEETFGEDPYLVASMGIAYIKGLQGDNIKDGIVATGKHFVGYGMTEGGMNWAPSHIPERELREVYLFPFEAGVKEAGLLSIMAAYHENDSIPLHAHEYLLNKVLRDEWGFDGIVVSDYFGIRMLCEYHKIAKDRDEAGKIALESGVDIELPTIESYTLKLVDLVKYGTLKEEYLDRAIRRILRLKFMLGLFENPFINTDETKKYFDVPEFKQIVYDVAKESIVLLKNQNNFLPLKNNYKKIAVIGPNANEPRNMIGDYSYPCHIETLLHANTTLGTVVPDAIEVEQVMDTIQTMYKAISEKVQPDVEVKYAKGCDVLGESKEGFEEAINLAKESDVVILCVGDKAGLMPDCTSGESRDRAFLNLPGVQEDLVKEIYNVNKNIVLVLINGRPISIDSVEKFIPAIVEGWLPGEKGADAIADIILGNVNPSGKLSITFPRTVGQVPMFYSVKPSGGRSNWHGDYVEVSVKPLYPFGYGLSYSTFEYSDFEITPKYLRPNQSIKIKLKVTNTSDIDGYETVQVYIQNVRSIIAKPVKQLKGFKKVFIKAHQTVDVEFELFADQFVFLDENMKKVFHPGIAKIMVGSSSQDIHFEEEINLVGEKTYVDDIKHMFSK; this is encoded by the coding sequence ATGGATAAAAGTTTTATTCACAACAAGGATCTATCAATAGAAGAAAAGGTTGAAATACTTCTTTCCCAAATGACATTAGAAGAAAAAGTAATGCAGCTTACAAGTGTTTGGTCTTTTGAGGTTATGGAAAACAAAGAGTTCAGTCACCAAAAAGCAAATGAACGCTTAAAGTATGGTATTGGTCAGATTACACGTCTTGCAGGAGCTACAAATGCAAGTCCAGAAGTTGTAGCAAAACTTGCAAATCAAATTCAAGATTTTCTTGTTAACAACACAAGGCTTGGAATACCTGCAATAATACACGAAGAAGCTTGTAGTGGTTTTATGGGTAAAGGGGGAGATGTATTCCCACAAGCAATTGGTGTATCTTGTTCCTGGAACCCAGATGCTGTTTATAAAATGGGAAATGTAATAAAGTCTCAAATGAAAGCAGTAGGAGCTCATCAAGCGTTAGCACCTCTATTAGATGTTACAAGGGATGCAAGATGGGGTAGAGTTGAAGAAACTTTTGGTGAAGACCCATATCTTGTTGCAAGCATGGGAATAGCTTATATTAAGGGACTACAAGGCGACAATATAAAAGATGGAATAGTAGCAACAGGTAAACACTTTGTCGGCTATGGTATGACTGAAGGTGGTATGAACTGGGCACCATCGCATATTCCAGAAAGAGAATTAAGAGAGGTTTATTTATTCCCATTTGAAGCAGGTGTTAAAGAAGCTGGCCTTTTATCTATCATGGCTGCATATCATGAAAATGATAGTATTCCTCTCCATGCTCATGAATATTTACTAAATAAGGTTTTAAGAGATGAATGGGGATTTGATGGTATTGTTGTTTCTGACTATTTTGGTATTAGAATGCTTTGTGAATATCACAAAATTGCTAAAGATAGAGATGAAGCTGGCAAAATTGCACTTGAATCTGGTGTTGATATTGAACTCCCAACAATAGAAAGTTATACATTAAAGCTTGTTGATTTGGTTAAATATGGAACACTAAAAGAAGAGTATCTTGATAGAGCAATTAGAAGAATTCTTAGACTTAAATTTATGCTTGGTCTTTTTGAAAATCCATTCATTAATACTGATGAAACAAAGAAATATTTTGATGTACCAGAATTTAAGCAAATAGTATATGATGTTGCTAAAGAAAGCATAGTTCTTCTTAAAAACCAAAATAACTTTTTACCATTAAAAAATAATTATAAAAAGATTGCAGTAATTGGTCCAAATGCAAATGAACCAAGAAATATGATAGGTGATTATTCATATCCTTGCCATATAGAAACTCTACTACATGCAAACACAACATTAGGAACGGTTGTCCCTGATGCAATTGAGGTTGAGCAAGTAATGGATACAATTCAGACAATGTATAAAGCTATTTCTGAAAAAGTTCAACCTGATGTAGAAGTAAAATATGCAAAAGGTTGCGATGTTTTGGGTGAATCAAAAGAAGGTTTTGAAGAAGCTATCAATTTAGCAAAAGAAAGTGATGTTGTGATACTCTGCGTTGGTGATAAAGCAGGCTTGATGCCAGACTGCACTTCAGGTGAATCAAGAGATAGGGCATTTTTAAATTTACCTGGTGTTCAAGAGGACTTGGTTAAAGAAATATATAATGTAAATAAAAATATTGTTTTAGTATTGATAAACGGAAGGCCTATTTCAATTGATTCAGTAGAGAAATTTATTCCTGCAATTGTTGAAGGCTGGCTACCGGGCGAAAAAGGTGCAGATGCAATTGCAGATATAATATTGGGTAATGTAAATCCAAGTGGTAAGCTTTCAATAACATTCCCAAGAACAGTAGGGCAAGTACCAATGTTCTACTCAGTAAAACCATCAGGTGGAAGGTCAAATTGGCATGGTGATTATGTTGAGGTTTCTGTAAAACCACTATATCCGTTTGGATATGGACTTTCTTACTCAACATTTGAGTATTCTGACTTTGAAATAACTCCAAAATACCTACGCCCAAATCAAAGCATTAAGATAAAGCTAAAGGTTACAAATACATCTGATATTGATGGATATGAAACTGTGCAAGTTTATATTCAAAATGTCAGAAGTATAATTGCAAAGCCTGTAAAACAACTGAAAGGATTTAAAAAGGTATTTATAAAAGCACATCAAACAGTTGATGTTGAATTTGAGCTTTTTGCTGACCAATTTGTATTTTTAGATGAAAATATGAAAAAGGTATTTCATCCAGGTATAGCTAAAATAATGGTTGGCTCTTCATCACAAGATATACATTTTGAAGAGGAAATCAATTTAGTTGGTGAAAAAACATATGTTGATGATATAAAGCATATGTTTAGTAAATAG
- a CDS encoding ABC transporter ATP-binding protein: MGNTVLELKNVNKVFSQGRIKKTYKLALDGINLKIGKGDRLVIIGESGMGKTTLARILSNLETPTNGEILWYDKPIKSLSRSQYKDLRVKIQYVHQDPYASLHPSKSIFKIISDPLQKAQGLKGDELYKKTKSLLETVGLTPAEYFFNKYPHHLSGGGRQRLAIARALTVNPEIIIADEPISMIDMSLRASIIKLLKDLNDKLNITIILILHDIGAARYFTAEKGNIAVLYGGKIVEFCSSNDIISKPLHPYTKVLINSSPIPDPEISRNREIPKLKSYDAPKRTPDDKKCPFIHACLYSDNRCNISPELIEKSKGHFVACHRVDEI; this comes from the coding sequence ATGGGAAACACAGTATTAGAGCTTAAAAATGTAAATAAGGTATTCTCACAGGGTAGAATAAAAAAGACTTATAAACTTGCATTAGATGGGATAAATCTCAAGATAGGTAAAGGTGATAGGCTGGTAATTATTGGGGAAAGTGGTATGGGAAAAACCACTTTGGCTCGTATATTATCAAATTTAGAGACGCCAACAAATGGTGAGATTTTATGGTATGATAAACCAATCAAAAGCTTATCAAGATCACAATATAAAGATTTAAGAGTAAAAATACAGTATGTTCATCAGGACCCTTATGCATCGCTCCATCCCAGCAAAAGTATATTTAAAATAATTTCTGACCCTTTACAAAAGGCACAAGGTTTGAAGGGAGATGAGCTTTATAAAAAAACCAAGAGTCTTTTAGAAACTGTAGGACTGACACCTGCAGAGTATTTCTTTAATAAATACCCACACCATCTATCTGGTGGAGGAAGGCAAAGACTTGCAATAGCAAGAGCTTTAACTGTAAACCCAGAAATTATTATTGCTGATGAACCAATAAGTATGATAGATATGTCATTAAGAGCATCAATTATTAAACTTTTGAAGGACTTGAATGACAAGCTAAATATAACTATAATATTAATACTCCATGATATTGGTGCTGCAAGGTATTTTACCGCTGAAAAGGGAAATATAGCAGTTCTGTATGGTGGTAAAATTGTAGAGTTTTGTTCAAGTAATGATATTATATCAAAGCCTCTACACCCTTATACAAAGGTGTTAATAAATTCAAGCCCTATTCCAGATCCTGAGATTTCAAGGAATAGAGAAATACCAAAGCTTAAATCTTATGATGCTCCAAAAAGAACTCCTGATGATAAAAAATGTCCTTTTATACATGCATGTTTATATTCTGATAATAGATGTAATATATCACCAGAACTTATAGAAAAGTCAAAAGGACATTTTGTGGCTTGCCATAGAGTGGATGAAATTTAA